The Jaculus jaculus isolate mJacJac1 chromosome 14, mJacJac1.mat.Y.cur, whole genome shotgun sequence nucleotide sequence CGAGGTGAGACAGCTGCAGACCGAGAGCATGGCACTCCAGACTGCAGTAACGAGGCTTCGAGTTAGCCCGCAGGGAGGACCGCGGTGtcttgggggggcgggggagacggCGGACACGCAGTCACAGCGTGTCGGTGTCTCTCCACAGCCTGCGCGCCCCCCGCCGGGCCTGGGAGGTTGCAGACAGCCCCTCGCCGCGGCGGAGCCTGGCGCTGGCGGACGACGCGGCGTTCCGGGAGCGCGCGCGGCTGCTGGCCGCCCTGGAGCGCCGCCAGTGGCTCAACTCATACatgcagaagctgctgctgctggacgcCCCCTGAGCAGCCCGCCGCGCCAATAAAGACGCTACACTCGGGACTGCGCCTCCTTCCTGCCGCCGGTGCGCGTGTGTTTGGGTACGCGAGCGCGTACGGGCCAGGGTAGCCCCGCCACCCGGTCTCCTCTTCCCAGCTCTGTCTCCTTTGCCCCAGTCCGAGGCCCTCGGCTCCCGCCCGCGCTCCTCAGCTCCGGGATCCCAGTAGCCCTCGGGGTCCCTGCCCTTCTCTAGGGCTCTTTCCTCTGGGGGTGTCTGTCCTCCCTCTGGATTCCTCTCCACTCCCTTGAGGGTATCCTCTCATCGCTGTTTCCTGCTCCGAACGTCCCCGCCTTCCAATCTGGCTCTGACATTTCGGGGCTTCTTGACCCCCAGCTGCCTAGAGGGCGGAGGGAATTATGAGAGCGCAGCGCGGCCCACACTAAAGGGACAATTCTTCGTGCTGTAGTGAGGACCGCAGGCGGAAGGAGACAGACCCCAAGGGACCCCAGTCGGGAGGGCTGAGAGGGCGGCTACAGGTGAAGCTATTAAGCCTGCTCAGAAGCCGACGTCCGCCTGTCAGTGCGGACCAGGCAATTCCCCGCGGGTGGGGCACAGAACGAGCGGACAGTACTCTGATTGGCCTAAAGAGGGCGGAGCCTCGCGCGCGGAGAGGGGCGGGGCCAGCGCGGTGGTGGGAGAGCTGTCCCTACATTTGCATTTCCGGAGACGGACTGAGTCCTAATTGGCCCCCAGGCTGTGCGGGCGGAGCTTCCCCAATGTGTCAGTCAGAAGTGACTGCACCAAGAGGGAGTAACTGCTCCTAGCAAGCTTGCCAAGATGCCAGAGCTAATGAGGCATCCGGATCTCTAGACACTTcctgtgtctcctcacactggGTCTTTTCCAACCGCTCGATCCCCACAGACCCATTCTTCTGCCCGTGTCAACCTCTGCTCACCACAACCCACTCAACTCGCCTTTCAAAACTAAAACACGTGTTACCTACTTTATTCTTGGGGAGAGTTCTCTGAACAAGCCCAGTGGCAGTGTTGGGGGCTGGGCAGAGGAGGTGCCCGGTGAGGTTTGGGGGATAGGGTTTCTGATCTGTACTCCCCCCTTGTGTGTCTATCTTCCCAGGGTGGAAGGGGCTCTGAGCATCATAAAGCTGATATGGTCAGTGTGGGCGAGGGTGAGGCCTCTGTGGGAGGCTGAGTCAGTGCTGGCCAATCCAGGCTCCCACCCGTGTCTGGATGGCTGGAGCCGGGTGGGGTAGTCAGAATGAAGGAAGAGTCTAGGAGCCCCTTTAGAACAGCCTGGCAATGTAGGGGGCTCAGGTTGCAAGTCAGCTTTCTGCAAGTGGCCCCAGTTTGGGGGAAGCATGCCCTGTAGGGTTTTTTAGAGATCTGAGTTGCCTCTGCAATAGACACTCACCAGCATACACCCTGACTGGCCATTGGATCTCACTTGCACAAGCTGGTGCCCAGCGCAGAGGGAGGGGCCTCCCCCAGAGCCCCAGTGTCTGGCCTCCCTTACAGCAAACCAGACATGAGCCGGCTGGTGGCTCTAGGAAGACCGCAGCTCTCTCTGCACCTGTAGTGTGATGGGGGAAGCTACCCTTGTGGCCTCCTGAGGACAGAAGGACTCAGGGAGACAACTATCCTCCTCCACACTTATTTAGTGAGGAGATAACTCCAAGAGAGAAGCTATTATTGGGTGTTTTGCTATTGCTTACAAACAGAGTTGCCAACAGTAGAAAATCAGGAGTTGTTAAAAGCAACACAGGGATGTGGGTGCTGTGCACAGTTACAGCAGGGGGCAGATTTTTGCTGGGGAGGGTGCTTCACACTGGTGGGGGCTGCAGGTAGTAGAGCTGCAGGTGTGGCCAGGTGGGCGGTGGGGTCTGGCCGAGCAACAGGACAGagagtagcagcagcagcaacaggcccAGGACTGGTGCAGGGATCAGCGGGTGCTGAGTGACCCTAAGGGAGTCaggggaggctgagggaagatcACAAGGAGCCACAGTCTCCCAGATGCCTGACAGCCCtcctattttgagacagggctccaAGTAGCCCAGCCCAGCCTTAAACTCCCTGTctccaagaatgaccttgaactctgatcctcctggctccacttccccagtactgggattataggtgtgtaccaccatggatGGTTTATacagtgttggggatcaaacccagggcttcctgcatgctaggcaaacactgtacTAATTGAGCTATACCCCCAGTTCTCCTGCCTTCTAGAAACACCTGGAGGGCACACCTGAGGTGCTGGGGAGGTTGGGGGCACAGGCAGTGCTGGGCCCAGGATCTCCTGATGGGGACCAGCTCTGTCACCACAGGCATGAGGGCTTGCTGAGGCTCCCACAAGGTTGGGTGGCTGCAGGACATAAGGGATGGCATCACTGCTGGGCTTCTTTTCTGTTGCTAAGTCTTTTCCTGTTCCCATGGCTCCCTTTACCTGTCAGGAGGGCTTTCTGGGCTATCTCCATGGTGGTCTCTCAGAGGAGTGGAGGAACCAGCCTGGGAGGAGAAAGGACATGACACACTTGTTCCAGTTTGCAATGGGAGAGACTCTGGGCCAGCTCCTGGACATTGCCACACAGGAACTGTTGGGCACACAACCAGGCTGGGCTCCCACTTCTGCAGTTTGTAGCCCATGTCCCTGGGCAGGTGGCTGTACCCCCTCCATGCCTCACCTTCCCCATCTGCACAATGACAATCCCCACCACACAGAACTAATGTGGGGACTGAGTGAAATCAGAAACTGGGCAGGGTCCAGCAGAGCCTGGTACACTAGAGCATACTCAATTAATGGTGGGAACTACTCAGCATTGTCATCTCCACTCCCCACTGGCCTCAGAACTTTCTAAGTGCAAGGGTAGGCATTGTCCCCATGCCGGGCCAAGTGTAGCTTGGTCACACTTTGGACATCTTGCACAAGTCCCTCCCATTCCTGCAGGCCTGAGCATCGCCCCCGCCACCACCCCACTGCCCATGTCTCTCTGCAAGGGCTACCTTGTATGCAGGTCTGTGCCTCCCTACTACACATCTGCTCCACGTATGATGACCATACAATAATAAGCCAATGACAAGCCAAGGCTTCCCAGCACTCTACTGTTTGCATTGCCACCAACCACTGCTTATGCAGACCCAGGCCCGCACCTGCATCACATGCTGCTTGGCCCTGAGCAAGAACCCCTTAAAGAAAAGTTGTGTGGGGAGGAATGAGGGAGTTAGGCTTCCTCAAGGAAGGCAATTGTCAGGATAGGGATGGGCTGGCAGCTAGGCTGACTCCATACTCTGCCCTGGCATTTTTCAGCTGGACCCTGCCATAGGAAAGGGTGGAAAGTGCAGGGTAGaagagtggaggagggaggagtgGAGCAGAAAATGATGGAGAAGGAATGAAGGCAGGAAGAGTAAAGCAGGGAGACAAGGAAGAGCCCAGCCCTAGCAGGATGTCCAGGTCCCAGAGGCTGGAACAAAGTGGCCCTTCCTGTCCAGTAGaacatgtgagtgtgcatgctgCAGTGGGTGGGGGGTGCTGTGTGTGGCTGGGGTCTCCTGCCAGCATTCTGAATGCCTATTCCCCCAGCCCCACAACTCTCATTAGCTGCAGTGAAGGCCTCATGCAAATGATTAGTTTTCTTTTGCCAACTCCTAAGGAGTCAAGGTGTGGGATGGTTGTTGGGGACTGGTTTCTCAGCTTAGGGACAGGAGGAGTGCTGGAGGCTGCCTACCTGGATAtggctctcctcttccttctctttggcatccTCCTCCTGTCGGCCAGGCAACCTGTGTTCAACAGAGTCACCTCAGGACCTCCCATCTGCCTAGTGGGGCTGCCAAAGCCTTTAGGCAGGCTCACAGTACACACCAAGCCTGTATGTACTTTTCAGGGGACCGTCATCAAATCCTCGAGGCTGTGACCCCAAAGGCTAAGGGGCCTCTTCATCTCTGCTTTCTTCACTGGCCACTGCAAGGAACCAAGGGCTCTGGATTCACCTCACACCAGAGATCCCAAGGCATGTTAGCTTGCTGACAGTCCTGCTGGTGGGCAGTGTCATTTCTTAGTCTGGGTTATACTGGATCTTTTGGGGACTGCAGCTCCAGATCAAATCTCACCATCCCTGGAACCCAACCTGGTTCTGCAGCACCCAAATCACATCCCTATGAATATGTGTGCTGGCCCATGTCTTCCTAGGCACTTCTGTGGAACCGCTGGCCTCCAGCTGCCCAGGCTGATGGCCCCACAGGGACCCAGATGTCCTCCCGACCAGCCTCTGCCTCACTGGGGACCAGGAATCTGGCCCTGCAGGTGCTATCACCTAGAAGTCT carries:
- the Pth2 gene encoding tuberoinfundibular peptide of 39 residues, encoding METRQVSRSPRVRLLLLLLLLLVPWGACPASGVALPPASVSVSLHSLRAPRRAWEVADSPSPRRSLALADDAAFRERARLLAALERRQWLNSYMQKLLLLDAP